TAGCTAAAgttgttatataaaatatgaattatataaatacatttcttATATCGTATATTTATAACTGATATAGTATCTGAAATATACCTGGACGCGAATGCATTAGAGTCGAATTACTGAAGAAAGATCGCAGCTTCAGAAAATTCAACAAGTAAATCAATCTTCCACAAACGTGCCGATAATTCATGTATCATTGAAATGTTTGCAAACGGACTACGGAAATTTGAGTTGTTAGATCTTAAATCacaaaaatcaaacatggaGAGGGAAACACAAACGGAGACAGAGAGTGGAATGATAGAAAGGCCTGGAACGAAAAAGAAGAGTAAAGAAAGTTATCTTTCTATCGTCACACATACCCGCGTCTGTTGTTTGGGTAGGTGAAACCGTGTCAGGACCGGCAGTGTCAGTATTTAACCCAGGTGAGGGTGACTCGGTGGTACTGTTGGTCGGCTGTTCTGTGGTACCCACAGCAGGAACTTCAGTTGGCCCTGACCCAGGCAGTTCCGTAGTGGTAACTGgtgaagaaattaaattgatatgTGAAATAAGTAGTGCTAATCATCATTACACTTAGACCTCGATTGGTATAAGAGtaagataaataataatttcatcatAAACACGTATGTTggtaaatcaaaataaagacAGGTAAAAAAATCTAACCTCCTGAATCGGTCGTCATATCTGGTCCAGAAGAGGGTGTTGGTACTCCGCTATCAGTTGTCATCGCTGGTCCTAAAGATGGTGTTGGTATCCCGCCATCAGTTGTCATATCTGGTCCAGAGGATGGGGTAACACCGGCATCAGTTGTCATTTCTGGTCCAGGGGATGGTGTTGGTACTCCGGAATCAGTTGTCATGTCTGGTCCAGAGGATGGTGTTGGTACTCCGGCATCAGTTGTCATTTCTGGTCCAGAGGATGGTGTCGGTACACCGGCATCAGTTGTCACTTCCGGCCCTGAAGATGGTGTTGGTACTCCAGAATCAGTCGTCATATCTGGTCCAGAGGATGGGGTTGGTACTCCGGAATCAGTTGTCATATCTACTGAAGGGGATGGTGTCGGTACTCCGGCATCAGTTGTCATTTGTGGTCCAGAGGATGGCGTTGGTACTCCGGCATCAGTTGTCATATCTGGGCCTGAAGATGGTGTTGGTACTCCGGAATCAGTTGTCATATCTGGACCTGAAGATGGTGTTGGTACTCCGGAATCGGTTGTCATATCTGGTCCAGAGGATGGTGTTGGTACTCCGGAATCGGTTGTCATACCTGGTCCAGAGGATGGTGTTGGTACTCCGGCATCAGTTGTCATATCTGGGCCTGAAGATGGTGTTGGTACTCCGGAATCGGTTGTCATTCCTGGTCCAGAGGATGGTGTTGGTACTCCAGCATCAGTTGTCACGTCTGGGCCTGAAGATGGTGTTGGTACTCCGGCATCAGTTGTCATATCTGGGCCTGAAGATGGTGTTGGTACTCCGGAATCGGTTGTCATATCTACTGAAGGGGATGGTGTCGGTACTCCGGCATCAGTTGTCATATCTGGTCCAGAGGATGGTGTAACACCAGTATCAGTTGTCATATCTGGTCCAGAGGATGGTGTAACACCAGCATCAGTTGTCATATCTGGTCCAGAGGATGGGGTTACACCGGCATCAGTTGTCATATCTGGTCCAGAGGATGGTGTAACACCGCCATCAGTTGTCACATCTGGTCCAGAGGATGGAGTTACACCGCCATCAGTTGTCACATCTGGTCCAGAGGATGGGGTAACACCGGCATCAGTTGTCATATCTGGTCCAGAGGATGGAGTTACACCGCCATCAGTTGTCACATCTGGTCCAGAGGATGGGGTAACACCGGCATCAGTTGTCATATCTGGTCCAGAGGATGGGGTAACACCGGCATCAGTTGTCATATCTGGTCCAGAAGATGCTGGTACTCCGGAATCAGTTGTGTTTTCAGGCCCGCCAGGTGAAAGTGTAGTCGAATCTGTGGAGTTGTCTGTTGCGTCTGTGGTGTTATTTTCTGGAGCAGGAGGTAGTTCAGTTGTTGTTGGGCCCATCTCTGTGGACGTTGGGGTGTCGGGTGAAAGTTctgttgttgttggtggtggagcTTCAGTAGAAGTTGTTGATGGAGGAGCTGGGCCTttttctgttgttgtttttattggCCTTGGAAATGCTACAAAATAACAAGTACATCGTTGTTTAAAAGCATCTAAACACGACTCTGGGAAAACGTTCTAACTTTCGTCAAAAGCCGATCTTACTATCAAAAATACacgaattaaaaacaaaaatgtttaaattctcGATTTACATCATGCGTCAGCGCTTTTAAAATTCAATCATTATTTTCCGTTTGATTCGGTATTAATCATTAAATCTGTTGAAAAAGTTGTTAATTAGCTCCACTTatcaaattgaattttattCTACCTGGTTCTACAATTTCTGCCCCGGTGCCCTCGTGTTCGGGGACGGGGAGTGCGGGAGGAGGCTCCAAAGTTGTAGGGGCTTTAGTGGACGGGGGACTCTCCGTAGTGGTCTGAGTGGTTGGGGGTTTTTCTGTCATAAATCCATTAGGCTCTGCCCCTGTCCCGGCCTGTCTCTTCACAGCTACAAAAGGACGAACGAGGTCATTATAATATGGAATTAACTGAGAAAATATCATTGGTCATCACAAACGGAAAACGATCCTACAGTACCAATGTAATAAAGgagaaatatatagagaaaatatagcGGCCAGTCAccattgtttttaaattatctaCACGTGGCTGTTGGAAAACTTCTCAATCACTATAAGCTCTAAGACATTTCAATGGTGCTAAAACGTTTTACGGCAACTTGGTTTACAAggcaaaatatttcttttaattttatttttcaattccTCGTGCAATTCGTGTACATTATAGCTGTAAAATAAAGTAAACATTCTTGTGTGTGCATCATTGATCCATATAGACAATTAGATTTGATACGAAGTATcgaaaatataatgaattttGGATATTGCGTCTGTTCTTGACTTACATCGCAGTGGAGGAATGTTTCGTTTTCCCGGAAGCATAGGAACATTGTACCCTGAAACAGAAGAACAAATTGAAACGTAGGTCCTTTATAAGGTAGGATTAGTATGCATACAGGTAAGTGACATATTTCATACTTTATCACTTAAAATGACGACGAAGGAATATAGACATGGTCGTCAGGACAAATTCTTCAAATGGCAACCTTCAATACGCCATTAACTGATGTAAGAATGACCCCAttagaaaatggaaaaaaatttttaaaaaatacaaatcaacatacaaaaaattattgaaacgtatgcaaaaaaatatgtaGACAGTCGTAAGTTAAATTGTTTGATAACGATAACCCAATATCTAGGTGAAGAGTAGGTTAATTCCATATGGTGAAATGTTCTTATATCTTAACATAATGAACTATGGGgtttaatatacaaatttatCATGTTATGGTTATAACTTTATATAGCGTCAACACACTATACATGAATCTTGTCATGAATACACAATGTATTTACGTGTCaagatgaaaacaaaaaagataATGTGAACGTAGAATGTAGAGGTGGTCATGGCTGCACCGTTAAAAACCACTTATACATAGCTGAATGAAGACGACAAACTTTTTTTCAAGGCTATTCACAGTAAAAACATTGACAAGAACTGGTATGTTTATTGGTCAATTAATATAATCGGATGTATAACACAGAGGCACGACATCTAACGATAATCTTAAATAACGACAATTATGTAACAAAAcgaaaaacacaaacacaaaaagAGTGCATTTATTCAATATGATACTTTTAAGGCAGTAAAAATCATTTCTCAGTCGTTTCCTAAATGATTGTTATTATTGAttataataaaatcaaacaggACTTTACAATACTACATTGTGTACGATGTACTCAAACGATTGTTTTTTACGTTcatcatatattttgaaaaaaatatatttattaatttctaAACTAATATACAACATACGACTCTAAGTGCTTTGAGATATAGATGATAAGATAGTCTAAAATGTATGTCTTTTAGCAACATATGTAAGAACAATATAATCAAGCAAGCGTAGCCATTTTACACTGATTCAAAACTTTACGCATTACATATCACCATTGAAAGTTGATATGAAACAGTACGAAGCAATATAAGTAATGTAATGCATACaagatttctgaaaaaaaacccagttgaCATACAATTGCTACGGAACAAGCATACATCCCACCAAGCAATAAGCTTTCTACATCACACCTGTTTGGCCATTTCAATGTAATGGTTGACTTATTGATAGAAGTAGCAAAAGAAACAAGTATGTTCTATTGTTCTTTTGTCAGATAGTATCAAAACGAATTCCCTGCAGCCGCGACACACGTCGACCATTTTACAAAATGTTGCCGCTGGCTGTTCTGTCgtcgttgtcaatataatgcaATATCGCCTGACGACACAACGCATAAACATCAAACAGCACTGTCACAAAGCCGAACAATAATTAGCACAGGTCATGGAGACAAGCAATATGAACCGTGAAAGCATTATGTGACCTGGTACAGAGGTAACTGGAACTGGATTCTGCATGCCAGGTGTAActcctgaaaaaaaaaacataatcataTAGTCGTGACTCACAAGTACTAAGGAAGCATAATTTGTTCTCGTGATATTGACAAAGTTTAATGTTTGAGACAATTCTCTTATTGCTTTcgtattttgttatataataacACCAGTTTCTAATATTATTAAAAGTCATTTCATAGCCATAAAAGTGCAAGTTTCGTGCTGAAATCAAATATGACGACCCAGTGACCTTGACTCCTAACACGATGACCTTGACTATTGTCCCACTGTCACTATTGTCACTGTTGCGTCTTTGATTTAAAAACATGTGGCTTTATAGTGTTATAGAATAGTGTTCATCACAACAGATGCAATAGCTGACCTTGAGACAAAAACGGCCGGCCGAAAGACAATCTTATTACTATAAGGAACTGAACCCCGATGCGAGGCCATTATTGGTTTTCTTATTGATCTATTTTGTCTCTTTACTCTCCTCTATCTcaatatttgaagaaaataaaacaattttgaaatacaaaagcTCAATGTATGCAAATAGTTAAAAGCAAAGCAAACTTACCTCAATATACAAGAAGCAGATGTTACAAGCAGATAGATATTACAATTTTTTGTAACGACGAGAAAACCGCGATCATATGTAAAGCATGTATAAAAAACCAAGGTAGAATCTATATTAGGCGACAAATAACAAAACGCATCAAGCTCATTCCCAAGCgattatcatttattgtaagttTGGTTGAAGGATAAAGATATTATGTGACGGCAGATGATATCAATCATGAATGGTAAATTATCCTTCATCCtaaatcatatttcaaaacaatgaaaaagaaCAGGTTCACTGCAAAACGTAAGCAGACAAAGACTATATTTAATGTTGTGAAAAGCTGTCGATTATCAACCATGGCGGGAAGCGCTTCCCTAATGCTTACCAATTTGTGGCGTTAGAACTATTCAGAAGCAAACGTCACTACATTAGCAAATCATAACGCCTCGGTTGattaatttcacaaaaaaattcCTACTGGTCATTGCTAGAGACATGCGTTTTCTGATTTACGTACATtcttacacaaaacaaaaattgataattttaaagcATGTACTGAAGAAATATTCCAGCAAGGTTTTTAGCATGTAGAAACAAAGTGCAAAAACTGTAtacaattaaataaacaaatatacacatCACAACAGGAAAAACACAAACAGCAACAAAATAACATTCCTTGAAAACAAAGACTTGAA
This genomic window from Argopecten irradians isolate NY chromosome 11, Ai_NY, whole genome shotgun sequence contains:
- the LOC138334695 gene encoding mucin-2-like isoform X1, with the translated sequence MLSFLCISVLFLTGCVTGSSESKRDDGSGFQLFFGTQAPAPVLPNSGSGGVDLNCVDKQSNCVAFGKQSCQPPYDKWAKDNCANFCGFCNGPTTPAPACVDKLENCEAYGQNVCNDPQYGTWAAENCRYYCRKCTVQQLMVADSMTTTIAPERCVDKVDCRLYGKSSCSGNFKGWAKENCMNYCGFCQGVATPPPACVDKINNCDQYEPTSCTDAQYHIWASDNCRKHCNLCSGGAVLTPQIGVTPGMQNPVPVTSVPGYNVPMLPGKRNIPPLRSVKRQAGTGAEPNGFMTEKPPTTQTTTESPPSTKAPTTLEPPPALPVPEHEGTGAEIVEPAFPRPIKTTTEKGPAPPSTTSTEAPPPTTTELSPDTPTSTEMGPTTTELPPAPENNTTDATDNSTDSTTLSPGGPENTTDSGVPASSGPDMTTDAGVTPSSGPDMTTDAGVTPSSGPDVTTDGGVTPSSGPDMTTDAGVTPSSGPDVTTDGGVTPSSGPDVTTDGGVTPSSGPDMTTDAGVTPSSGPDMTTDAGVTPSSGPDMTTDTGVTPSSGPDMTTDAGVPTPSPSVDMTTDSGVPTPSSGPDMTTDAGVPTPSSGPDVTTDAGVPTPSSGPGMTTDSGVPTPSSGPDMTTDAGVPTPSSGPGMTTDSGVPTPSSGPDMTTDSGVPTPSSGPDMTTDSGVPTPSSGPDMTTDAGVPTPSSGPQMTTDAGVPTPSPSVDMTTDSGVPTPSSGPDMTTDSGVPTPSSGPEVTTDAGVPTPSSGPEMTTDAGVPTPSSGPDMTTDSGVPTPSPGPEMTTDAGVTPSSGPDMTTDGGIPTPSLGPAMTTDSGVPTPSSGPDMTTDSGVTTTELPGSGPTEVPAVGTTEQPTNSTTESPSPGLNTDTAGPDTVSPTQTTDAVCADKLPNCRQYGFNKVCVEGPYRPWAEVRCRKFCGFCGAPTTPPPCQDALPNCNEYNSDLCTNPIFKIFREDNCRAFCKLCDNPITPPTTEPPSTTPDAIMQSLLTNCRNIRTDCDYFKDSSCFNEYEGWARRNCALRCGYCPGKKEPCVDNDPLCSEYGDDLCSTYEGFARDKCKKTCNLCGNPTPPTGTNTTGTARPFAPSINPNLQPTSANNLTAASQLLSHTYEGPPSDKAGFCQYKDQYLNLTETYKDGCDVSCTCLDNIRNTVVCTDVCPTWTSTPSECHLEKVAGQCCERLVCSGGGILPGVPQVNPTSGPAPAN
- the LOC138334695 gene encoding uncharacterized protein isoform X4, whose amino-acid sequence is MLSFLCISVLFLTGCVTGSSESKRDDGSGFQLFFGTQAPAPVLPNSGSGGVDLRYNVPMLPGKRNIPPLRSVKRQAGTGAEPNGFMTEKPPTTQTTTESPPSTKAPTTLEPPPALPVPEHEGTGAEIVEPAFPRPIKTTTEKGPAPPSTTSTEAPPPTTTELSPDTPTSTEMGPTTTELPPAPENNTTDATDNSTDSTTLSPGGPENTTDSGVPASSGPDMTTDAGVTPSSGPDMTTDAGVTPSSGPDVTTDGGVTPSSGPDMTTDAGVTPSSGPDVTTDGGVTPSSGPDVTTDGGVTPSSGPDMTTDAGVTPSSGPDMTTDAGVTPSSGPDMTTDTGVTPSSGPDMTTDAGVPTPSPSVDMTTDSGVPTPSSGPDMTTDAGVPTPSSGPDVTTDAGVPTPSSGPGMTTDSGVPTPSSGPDMTTDAGVPTPSSGPGMTTDSGVPTPSSGPDMTTDSGVPTPSSGPDMTTDSGVPTPSSGPDMTTDAGVPTPSSGPQMTTDAGVPTPSPSVDMTTDSGVPTPSSGPDMTTDSGVPTPSSGPEVTTDAGVPTPSSGPEMTTDAGVPTPSSGPDMTTDSGVPTPSPGPEMTTDAGVTPSSGPDMTTDGGIPTPSLGPAMTTDSGVPTPSSGPDMTTDSGVTTTELPGSGPTEVPAVGTTEQPTNSTTESPSPGLNTDTAGPDTVSPTQTTDAVCADKLPNCRQYGFNKVCVEGPYRPWAEVRCRKFCGFCGAPTTPPPCQDALPNCNEYNSDLCTNPIFKIFREDNCRAFCKLCDNPITPPTTEPPSTTPDAIMQSLLTNCRNIRTDCDYFKDSSCFNEYEGWARRNCALRCGYCPGKKEPCVDNDPLCSEYGDDLCSTYEGFARDKCKKTCNLCGNPTPPTGTNTTGTARPFAPSINPNLQPTSANNLTAASQLLSHTYEGPPSDKAGFCQYKDQYLNLTETYKDGCDVSCTCLDNIRNTVVCTDVCPTWTSTPSECHLEKVAGQCCERLVCSGGGILPGVPQVNPTSGPAPAN
- the LOC138334695 gene encoding mucin-2-like isoform X2; the encoded protein is MLSFLCISVLFLTGCVTGSSESKRDDGSGFQLFFGTQAPAPVLPNSGSGGVDLNCVDKQSNCVAFGKQSCQPPYDKWAKDNCANFCGFCNGPTTPAPACVDKLENCEAYGQNVCNDPQYGTWAAENCRYYCRKCTVQQLMVADSMTTTIAPERCVDKVDCRLYGKSSCSGNFKGWAKENCMNYCGFCQGVATPPPACVDKINNCDQYEPTSCTDAQYHIWASDNCRKHCNLCSGGAGVTPGMQNPVPVTSVPGYNVPMLPGKRNIPPLRSVKRQAGTGAEPNGFMTEKPPTTQTTTESPPSTKAPTTLEPPPALPVPEHEGTGAEIVEPAFPRPIKTTTEKGPAPPSTTSTEAPPPTTTELSPDTPTSTEMGPTTTELPPAPENNTTDATDNSTDSTTLSPGGPENTTDSGVPASSGPDMTTDAGVTPSSGPDMTTDAGVTPSSGPDVTTDGGVTPSSGPDMTTDAGVTPSSGPDVTTDGGVTPSSGPDVTTDGGVTPSSGPDMTTDAGVTPSSGPDMTTDAGVTPSSGPDMTTDTGVTPSSGPDMTTDAGVPTPSPSVDMTTDSGVPTPSSGPDMTTDAGVPTPSSGPDVTTDAGVPTPSSGPGMTTDSGVPTPSSGPDMTTDAGVPTPSSGPGMTTDSGVPTPSSGPDMTTDSGVPTPSSGPDMTTDSGVPTPSSGPDMTTDAGVPTPSSGPQMTTDAGVPTPSPSVDMTTDSGVPTPSSGPDMTTDSGVPTPSSGPEVTTDAGVPTPSSGPEMTTDAGVPTPSSGPDMTTDSGVPTPSPGPEMTTDAGVTPSSGPDMTTDGGIPTPSLGPAMTTDSGVPTPSSGPDMTTDSGVTTTELPGSGPTEVPAVGTTEQPTNSTTESPSPGLNTDTAGPDTVSPTQTTDAVCADKLPNCRQYGFNKVCVEGPYRPWAEVRCRKFCGFCGAPTTPPPCQDALPNCNEYNSDLCTNPIFKIFREDNCRAFCKLCDNPITPPTTEPPSTTPDAIMQSLLTNCRNIRTDCDYFKDSSCFNEYEGWARRNCALRCGYCPGKKEPCVDNDPLCSEYGDDLCSTYEGFARDKCKKTCNLCGNPTPPTGTNTTGTARPFAPSINPNLQPTSANNLTAASQLLSHTYEGPPSDKAGFCQYKDQYLNLTETYKDGCDVSCTCLDNIRNTVVCTDVCPTWTSTPSECHLEKVAGQCCERLVCSGGGILPGVPQVNPTSGPAPAN
- the LOC138334695 gene encoding mucin-17-like isoform X3 gives rise to the protein MLSFLCISVLFLTGCVTGSSESKRDDGSGFQLFFGTQAPAPVLPNSGSGGVDLNCVDKQSNCVAFGKQSCQPPYDKWAKDNCANFCGFCNGPTTPAPACVDKLENCEAYGQNVCNDPQYGTWAAENCRYYCRKCTVQQLMVADSMTTTIAPERCVDKVDCRLYGKSSCSGNFKGWAKENCMNYCGFCQGVATPPPACVDKINNCDQYEPTSCTDAQYHIWASDNCRKHCNLCSGGAGYNVPMLPGKRNIPPLRSVKRQAGTGAEPNGFMTEKPPTTQTTTESPPSTKAPTTLEPPPALPVPEHEGTGAEIVEPAFPRPIKTTTEKGPAPPSTTSTEAPPPTTTELSPDTPTSTEMGPTTTELPPAPENNTTDATDNSTDSTTLSPGGPENTTDSGVPASSGPDMTTDAGVTPSSGPDMTTDAGVTPSSGPDVTTDGGVTPSSGPDMTTDAGVTPSSGPDVTTDGGVTPSSGPDVTTDGGVTPSSGPDMTTDAGVTPSSGPDMTTDAGVTPSSGPDMTTDTGVTPSSGPDMTTDAGVPTPSPSVDMTTDSGVPTPSSGPDMTTDAGVPTPSSGPDVTTDAGVPTPSSGPGMTTDSGVPTPSSGPDMTTDAGVPTPSSGPGMTTDSGVPTPSSGPDMTTDSGVPTPSSGPDMTTDSGVPTPSSGPDMTTDAGVPTPSSGPQMTTDAGVPTPSPSVDMTTDSGVPTPSSGPDMTTDSGVPTPSSGPEVTTDAGVPTPSSGPEMTTDAGVPTPSSGPDMTTDSGVPTPSPGPEMTTDAGVTPSSGPDMTTDGGIPTPSLGPAMTTDSGVPTPSSGPDMTTDSGVTTTELPGSGPTEVPAVGTTEQPTNSTTESPSPGLNTDTAGPDTVSPTQTTDAVCADKLPNCRQYGFNKVCVEGPYRPWAEVRCRKFCGFCGAPTTPPPCQDALPNCNEYNSDLCTNPIFKIFREDNCRAFCKLCDNPITPPTTEPPSTTPDAIMQSLLTNCRNIRTDCDYFKDSSCFNEYEGWARRNCALRCGYCPGKKEPCVDNDPLCSEYGDDLCSTYEGFARDKCKKTCNLCGNPTPPTGTNTTGTARPFAPSINPNLQPTSANNLTAASQLLSHTYEGPPSDKAGFCQYKDQYLNLTETYKDGCDVSCTCLDNIRNTVVCTDVCPTWTSTPSECHLEKVAGQCCERLVCSGGGILPGVPQVNPTSGPAPAN